Proteins encoded together in one Pseudomonas sp. Seg1 window:
- a CDS encoding DUF2834 domain-containing protein: MMSIALPLTALLAFTGYTISVMLQAEQSLIDFGISLMSRPDTAQVVIDLYLLATLAGVWMVKDARSLGRSVWSVVPYLLLTAVFVSIGPLLYLVVRGVRERRKVVDTPQLS, encoded by the coding sequence ATGATGTCGATCGCCCTACCCCTCACGGCGCTGCTCGCTTTTACCGGTTACACCATTTCGGTGATGCTCCAGGCTGAGCAGTCGCTGATCGACTTCGGCATCAGCCTGATGTCGCGACCGGATACCGCGCAGGTGGTGATCGATCTGTACCTGCTGGCGACGCTGGCCGGGGTGTGGATGGTCAAAGACGCCCGGTCGCTTGGCCGGTCGGTTTGGTCGGTGGTGCCTTATCTGTTACTGACAGCGGTTTTTGTGTCGATCGGGCCGTTGTTGTATCTGGTGGTGCGTGGGGTTCGGGAGCGCAGGAAAGTTGTTGATACACCTCAGTTGAGCTGA